A single genomic interval of Lewinellaceae bacterium harbors:
- a CDS encoding DUF4954 family protein codes for MGGIQKKPIDHIGYDFLAGGALRKVEDDARRRDKQKSWPYAFRPLEPAEIEVLVHQENTASDWRHIWVADGFNPRLVRNSRFFGLVRIGPLHPVYLEFHDLSLPVGIYNSTIISCDVGEDVAIMNVRYLAHYLIDPDVILLNIDEMHVTDHAKFGEGVLKEGEPESIRVWLEVMNENGRRKILPFAGMRPFDAWMWTRYRGDLLLQARFKEWTQALSGDRFDGYGEVGSNTVIKSCRILKDVRIGSYAYIKGANKLKNLTILSEEARPSQIGEGVEMVNGIMGYGCRAFYGVKAIRFLMDDHTTLKYGARLINSYLGANSTISCCEVLNSLIFPFHEQHHNNSFLIAGLIEGQSNIASGATLGSNHNTRQADGEFTAKRGFWPGLCVNIKHNSVFASYTLLVKGDYAYELNNPLPFALLSNDTSKDELTILPAYWWIYNAYALFRNEMKHQTREQRKNRPANAIRSFLAADTAQEILQALEFLSRYQPGDDGMAEIDTGVIENSKRRVMIVKFEEAMNAYREMLLFYAARCMAEQAGEIELDTSFDNTLKWNDHHWVNAGGLLFHQQQLELLIDGIHKHEMVSWEDFHDVTDRFATEYPQANFLTAIGVLNKLGYQNLESVWHDQIQLLSKVRHRIHESRLKDYQNEFRKATSETEAEWNAVYGDLESEEQYQSILRFIETEIQRFSQLSLISH; via the coding sequence ATGGGAGGCATTCAGAAGAAACCGATCGACCACATTGGATATGATTTTCTTGCAGGAGGGGCACTGCGGAAGGTAGAGGATGATGCACGCCGCAGAGACAAGCAAAAGAGCTGGCCTTATGCATTCCGACCGCTTGAACCGGCAGAAATTGAAGTTTTGGTTCATCAGGAAAATACGGCAAGTGACTGGCGGCATATCTGGGTTGCTGACGGGTTTAATCCCCGGTTGGTTCGCAATAGCCGTTTCTTCGGTTTGGTAAGGATCGGGCCTTTGCACCCCGTTTATCTTGAGTTTCATGATTTGAGCCTTCCGGTAGGCATCTACAATTCCACCATTATCTCCTGTGATGTGGGGGAAGATGTTGCCATCATGAATGTTCGCTATTTGGCACATTACCTCATCGACCCCGATGTCATATTGCTCAATATTGACGAAATGCACGTGACAGATCATGCAAAATTTGGTGAAGGGGTACTGAAGGAAGGCGAACCGGAATCGATCCGCGTTTGGCTCGAAGTAATGAATGAAAACGGCCGTAGAAAGATTTTGCCCTTTGCCGGTATGCGTCCTTTTGATGCCTGGATGTGGACCCGCTACCGCGGAGACCTACTCCTGCAGGCCCGCTTTAAAGAATGGACCCAGGCCTTATCCGGTGACCGATTCGATGGATATGGTGAAGTAGGATCCAATACAGTGATTAAGAGCTGCCGTATCCTGAAAGACGTACGCATCGGATCCTACGCATACATCAAAGGGGCCAATAAGTTGAAAAATCTGACCATCCTGAGTGAAGAGGCCAGACCATCTCAGATCGGAGAAGGCGTCGAAATGGTCAATGGTATTATGGGCTATGGTTGCCGGGCCTTTTACGGTGTTAAAGCCATTCGCTTTTTAATGGATGACCATACCACACTGAAGTATGGCGCCCGTCTAATCAACAGTTATCTGGGAGCTAATTCAACCATATCATGTTGTGAAGTATTGAATAGCCTGATTTTTCCATTTCACGAGCAACATCACAATAACTCGTTTCTGATTGCCGGTCTGATCGAAGGACAGAGCAACATCGCTTCCGGGGCTACCTTAGGATCAAATCACAATACCCGGCAAGCGGACGGGGAATTTACTGCAAAACGTGGCTTTTGGCCCGGACTCTGTGTGAACATAAAGCACAACAGTGTATTTGCAAGTTATACTCTGCTTGTCAAAGGTGATTACGCTTACGAACTGAATAACCCTTTACCCTTTGCCCTGCTGTCCAATGATACGTCAAAGGATGAATTGACCATTCTTCCTGCCTACTGGTGGATTTACAACGCCTATGCATTGTTTCGCAATGAGATGAAGCACCAGACCAGGGAACAGCGGAAGAACCGACCGGCGAATGCCATCCGGTCCTTTCTTGCAGCGGACACGGCACAAGAGATCCTGCAGGCTTTGGAATTTTTATCCCGGTATCAACCCGGCGATGACGGAATGGCAGAGATCGATACAGGCGTGATCGAAAACAGTAAACGCCGGGTAATGATCGTAAAATTCGAGGAGGCCATGAATGCCTACCGGGAGATGTTATTGTTTTACGCCGCACGTTGCATGGCTGAACAGGCAGGTGAGATTGAGCTTGATACTTCTTTTGACAACACGCTAAAATGGAATGATCACCACTGGGTTAATGCCGGAGGATTGCTTTTCCACCAGCAGCAATTAGAATTACTGATCGATGGTATCCATAAACATGAAATGGTGTCCTGGGAAGACTTCCACGATGTTACGGATCGTTTTGCAACGGAATATCCTCAAGCCAATTTCCTGACCGCAATCGGTGTCCTTAATAAACTTGGATACCAAAATCTGGAGTCGGTTTGGCATGATCAGATTCAGTTACTGAGTAAAGTGCGGCATCGAATTCATGAAAGTCGTCTCAAGGACTATCAAAACGAATTCAGGAAGGCTACATCCGAAACAGAAGCGGAATGGAACGCCGTTTATGGCGATCTGGAATCAGAAGAACAATATCAATCGATACTCCGGTTCATAGAGACAGAGATTCAGCGATTCAGTCAATTATCCCTGATTTCACACTGA
- a CDS encoding vanadium-dependent haloperoxidase → MKKFGLLSMLTILLLSGCQKKDAYLTVLKDPDNIHHSMKQLSDVIVHDIFSPPVASRIYVYPSIAAYEAMLPAYPDYKSLAGQLHGLTPTPQPDTTRTICFELASVHAFLKIGTMLIFSEDKMKEYQKNLYAKLKPTMPSDVWDNSLAYGEEVAAHIKAWMDGDNYKQTRTFPKFSITDEPSRWKPTPPAYIDGIEPAWAKIRTMVIDSSSMFKPAAPPAFDMTEGSEFRTKVEEVYRVVNESTPETKAIASFWDCNPYVSHQTGHVMFATKKITPGGHWIGITNIACHVAKADFPKTVEAYTLTSICLFDAFISCWDEKYRSNLIRPETVINQYMDENWVPILQTPPFPEHTSGHSVISTASAIGLTSLFGTPFAYTDSVEVEYGLEPRHFNAFLDASSEAAISRLYGGIHYMPAIEFGVDQGKKVGELIVSRLEMEKK, encoded by the coding sequence ATGAAGAAATTCGGATTATTAAGTATGCTGACCATCCTACTCTTATCCGGGTGCCAGAAAAAAGATGCCTATCTCACCGTTCTGAAAGACCCCGATAACATCCACCATTCAATGAAACAATTGTCGGATGTGATCGTACACGACATTTTTTCCCCTCCGGTTGCTTCCAGGATCTATGTATATCCCAGTATCGCAGCTTATGAGGCCATGCTGCCGGCTTATCCCGACTACAAATCGCTGGCAGGCCAGTTGCATGGATTGACACCTACACCGCAACCAGATACCACCAGGACAATTTGTTTTGAACTTGCCTCGGTCCATGCCTTTCTGAAAATTGGAACCATGCTGATCTTTTCCGAGGATAAGATGAAAGAGTATCAGAAGAATCTTTATGCCAAACTGAAGCCCACTATGCCATCCGATGTGTGGGATAATTCTCTTGCCTATGGTGAGGAGGTTGCTGCCCATATCAAAGCCTGGATGGATGGCGACAATTACAAACAGACACGTACATTTCCCAAATTCAGCATTACCGATGAACCGAGCCGGTGGAAACCTACGCCGCCTGCCTACATTGACGGCATTGAGCCTGCCTGGGCAAAGATCCGGACAATGGTCATTGATTCTTCCAGCATGTTCAAGCCAGCAGCCCCTCCGGCATTTGATATGACAGAAGGAAGTGAGTTCCGGACCAAAGTGGAAGAAGTTTATCGGGTGGTCAATGAATCCACTCCGGAGACCAAAGCGATAGCCAGCTTCTGGGATTGCAATCCCTATGTCTCCCATCAAACGGGTCACGTCATGTTTGCCACGAAAAAGATCACTCCAGGTGGACACTGGATAGGCATTACCAATATAGCCTGTCACGTAGCAAAAGCAGATTTCCCCAAAACGGTTGAAGCGTACACCCTGACCTCCATATGTTTGTTTGATGCCTTCATCAGTTGCTGGGACGAAAAATACCGGAGTAACCTCATTCGCCCGGAAACAGTCATCAATCAATACATGGATGAGAACTGGGTACCGATCCTGCAAACGCCACCTTTCCCTGAGCACACCAGCGGCCACTCGGTTATTTCTACTGCTTCTGCCATAGGACTGACCAGTCTGTTTGGAACACCATTCGCTTATACCGATAGTGTTGAGGTTGAATATGGCCTGGAACCACGTCATTTTAATGCATTTCTCGATGCATCGAGTGAAGCAGCTATCTCACGGCTCTATGGAGGGATCCATTATATGCCTGCCATTGAGTTTGGAGTGGACCAGGGTAAGAAAGTTGGTGAGCTGATCGTTTCCAGACTGGAAATGGAAAAGAAATAG
- the glmS gene encoding glutamine--fructose-6-phosphate transaminase (isomerizing) has protein sequence MCGIVGYIGDHSAVSILLKGLQRLEYRGYDSAGIAVLEEGELVVYKKEGKVANLISQLNGNGLHGSIGIGHTRWATHGVPNDTNAHPHVSEDGKIALIHNGIIENYLTLKSELKAKGYHFQSETDTEVLVQFIADVYRNTDVDFAESVHLALQRVIGAYGLVILNVDEPDQLIAVRKGSPLVIGKGEHAHFIGSDASPFLEYTNEVIYLNDDEIAVIKRDSITITDSRHKRVSPYFERLDLELDAIEKGAYDHFMLKEIFEQPDRLRDCMRGRVLAQAGEVKLGGIRSYADKVYQAKRLILTACGTSYYAGLTAEYLFEDLCRIPVEVEYASEFRYRNPVLSPDDVLVAISQSGETADTLVAVELAKSAGSTVLGICNVVGSSIARATHEGIYTHAGPEIGVASTKAFTAQLIVLSMLAIKIASERGTIDARKKQALIRELQLVPELIEDVLDQAGRIKYIAQKYWLASNFLYLGRGYQYPIAMEGALKLKEISYIHAEGYPAAEMKHGPIALIDAEMPIVVLALKDKAYDKVISNIEEIKSRHGKVIAIISQGDEAIKNQVDDWIEIPAVLEYFAPLVSVVPLQLLAYHIGIIKGCNVDQPRNLAKSVTVE, from the coding sequence ATGTGTGGTATTGTAGGTTACATCGGTGATCATTCTGCCGTTTCGATCTTATTAAAAGGTTTGCAGCGACTGGAATACCGTGGTTACGACAGTGCAGGAATTGCCGTACTCGAAGAAGGTGAGCTCGTTGTTTACAAGAAAGAAGGGAAAGTAGCGAATCTAATCTCGCAGCTAAATGGAAATGGATTGCATGGATCCATCGGTATCGGACATACCCGGTGGGCTACGCATGGTGTACCCAATGACACCAATGCCCATCCCCATGTCTCGGAAGATGGCAAGATCGCATTGATCCATAATGGCATCATTGAAAATTACCTGACCTTAAAGTCCGAGCTCAAGGCTAAAGGTTACCATTTTCAGAGTGAAACGGATACAGAGGTCCTCGTGCAGTTTATAGCTGATGTTTACCGCAATACCGATGTGGATTTTGCGGAAAGCGTTCACCTGGCCCTGCAACGCGTAATAGGAGCTTACGGTCTGGTGATCCTAAATGTGGATGAACCGGATCAACTCATTGCTGTACGCAAAGGTTCACCCCTGGTGATTGGGAAGGGAGAACATGCACATTTTATTGGATCCGATGCAAGCCCTTTCCTGGAATATACCAATGAGGTTATCTATCTGAATGATGATGAAATCGCGGTGATCAAACGTGATTCAATAACGATCACGGACAGCAGACATAAGCGTGTGTCTCCCTATTTCGAGAGACTGGACCTGGAGTTGGATGCCATTGAAAAAGGTGCTTATGATCATTTTATGCTGAAGGAGATCTTCGAACAACCCGACCGGTTAAGGGATTGCATGCGGGGTAGGGTGTTAGCCCAGGCAGGTGAAGTCAAACTGGGTGGCATCAGGTCCTATGCAGACAAGGTATACCAGGCTAAACGACTGATCCTGACCGCTTGCGGTACCTCATATTATGCAGGACTCACTGCCGAGTACCTGTTTGAAGATTTGTGCCGCATTCCGGTGGAGGTTGAATATGCATCGGAGTTTCGCTATCGCAATCCGGTCCTCTCACCGGATGATGTCTTGGTGGCCATCTCTCAATCCGGAGAAACAGCTGATACCCTGGTTGCTGTTGAACTGGCAAAATCGGCAGGATCTACTGTTCTAGGTATCTGTAATGTGGTTGGATCTTCTATCGCCAGGGCGACCCATGAGGGCATCTATACCCATGCCGGACCGGAAATCGGCGTGGCAAGCACCAAAGCATTCACCGCCCAGCTCATCGTTTTGTCCATGCTAGCCATAAAAATTGCAAGTGAACGCGGGACCATCGATGCCCGGAAAAAACAGGCGCTGATCAGAGAACTTCAGTTGGTACCAGAGCTGATAGAGGATGTGCTGGATCAGGCAGGCAGGATAAAATACATTGCCCAAAAGTATTGGCTGGCTTCTAATTTTCTGTACCTGGGCCGGGGTTACCAGTATCCGATAGCCATGGAAGGAGCATTAAAGCTGAAGGAGATTTCATACATCCACGCTGAAGGATATCCAGCTGCTGAGATGAAGCATGGACCCATTGCCCTCATAGATGCAGAAATGCCGATTGTGGTATTAGCCCTTAAAGACAAGGCCTATGATAAGGTGATCTCCAATATCGAAGAGATCAAATCCCGTCATGGCAAAGTGATTGCCATTATATCCCAGGGGGATGAAGCGATTAAAAATCAGGTAGATGACTGGATTGAAATCCCCGCAGTGCTCGAATACTTTGCACCCCTGGTCTCTGTCGTGCCGTTACAATTACTGGCCTATCACATCGGGATTATCAAGGGATGCAATGTAGACCAGCCCCGTAACCTGGCTAAATCGGTCACTGTGGAATAA